From the genome of Epinephelus moara isolate mb chromosome 10, YSFRI_EMoa_1.0, whole genome shotgun sequence, one region includes:
- the LOC126396275 gene encoding BMP/retinoic acid-inducible neural-specific protein 3-like: MALWGVVSLSLHCWVCLRSAVTAAATASLPNEKPGGPLDWLLSDKGPFHHSPEYIDFVEKNRQGFSTRYKIYREFGRWKVNNLAVERRDFLESSLPLTPEFIRNIRLLGRRPTTQMITDNLIRKYGTHFLLSATLGGEEALTIFVDKRKLSKKAEVSDYSGNSSTVTLEALHQLAASYFIDRESTLRKLHHIQIASTAIKVTETRTGPLGCSNYDNLDSVSSVLVQSPENKVQLQGLQVILPDYLRESFVQAALSYIACNGEGEFVCKDNDCWCHCDPKFPECNCPYMDIQAMEESLERITETWEMLYKEFEESDEFKAFYARLPQSYFLNVSSIQHLWSMDNLFQWRYEQLENSMRVLSRRAQRVIFKLFSLSKRCHRQPQVRLPRERPQSYWLSHLQSLLYCSENNQLGAFSEELHSCSCRYEHSPCQLPPPCTVGEGSACAACAPDNHTRCGSCNPGFALTQGACRSMVADSTENYLGFETDLQDLELGYLLQRADRRLEVHAIFISNDMRLNSWFDPSWRKRMLLTLKSNKYKSNMVHMLLGVSLQICLTKNSTLEPVLTLYINPFGGSHSESWYIPVNENNFPDWQATKLDLPFECYNWTLTLGNKWKTFFETIHIYLRSRIKTQDGVNDSIYYEPLEMTDPVRNLGYMKINSIQVFGYSMHFDPEAIRDLILQLDYPYTQGSQDTAMLQLLEIRDRVNRLSPPGQQRLDLFACLLRHRLKLTASEVVRIHASLQAFSSRLPNSMDYETTKLCS, from the exons GGAGTTTGGGAGATGGAAGGTGAACAACTTGGCAGTGGAAAGAAGAGATTTCTTAGAGTCTTCGTTACCTCTGACTCCTGAGTTCATCAGGAACATTCGACTCTTGGGCCGCAGGCCCACAACCCAGATGATCACTGACAATCTGATAAGGAAGTATGGgactcacttcctgttgtcagCTACACTGGGAG GAGAAGAGGCCTTGACGATATTTGTGGACAAGAGGAAACTGAGTAAGAAAGCAGAGGTGAGCGATTACTCGGGTAACTCCTCCACTGTGACTCTGGAAGCTCTGCACCAGCTGGCTGCCTCCTACTTCATCGACAGGGAGAGCACTCTGCGTAAGCTGCACCACATCCAGATCGCCTCCACTGCCATCAAG GTGACAGAGACCCGCACAGGTCCTCTCGGATGCAGTAACTATGACAACCTCGACTCTGTTAGCTCTGTGCTGGTTCAGAGCCCTGAAAATAAAGTCCAGCTGCAag GCTTACAGGTGATCCTTCCAGACTACTTGAGAGAAAGTTTTGTGCAGGCTGCTCTCAGCTACATAGCCTGTAATGGAGAGGGTGAATTTGTCTGCAAGGACAATGACTGCTGGTGCCATTGTGACCCCAAGTTCCCAGAGTGCAACTGTCCCTATATGGACATCCAAGCCATGGAGGAGAGCCTGGAGAGGATCACAGAGACATGGGAGATGCTCTATAAGGAGTTTGAAGAATCTG ATGAATTCAAGGCATTCTATGCGAGGCTGCCCCAGAGCTACTTCCTGAATGTGTCAAGCATCCAACACTTGTGGTCAATGGACAACTTGTTTCAGTGGCGATATGAGCAGCTGGAGAACAGCATGCGGGTCCTCTCCAGACGAGCCCAGAGAGTAATCTTCAAGCTCTTCAGTCTCAGTAAAAGATGTCACCGACAGCCCCAAGTCCGCCTACCAAGAGAACG GCCTCAGTCATACTGgctgagtcacttgcagtctcTCCTGTATTGCTCAGAGAACAACCAGCTTGGTGCATTCTCTGAGGAgctccacagctgcagctgccgATACGAACACAGCCCCTGTCAGCTGCCGCCGCCCTGCACTGTTGGGGAAGGCTCGGCCTGCGCAGCATGCGCGCCAGACAACCACACCCGCTGTGGGAGCTGCAACCCGGGCTTTGCCCTGACGCAGGGGGCCTGCAGGTCCATGGTGGCCGACTCTACAGAGAACTATCTGGGATTTGAGACCGACCTCCAGGATTTGGAGCTGGGCTACCTACTGCAGAGAGCTGACCGCAGGCTCGAG GTCCATGCGATCTTCATCAGCAATGACATGCGACTTAACAGCTGGTTTGACCCATCGTGGAGAAAGAGGATGCTGCTGACGCTGAAGAGCAACAAGTACAAGTCCAACATGGTCCATATGCTGCTGGGAGTATCCCTCCAGATCTGCCTTACAAAGAACAGCACCCTGGAGCCTGTCCTTACTCTATATATCAACCCCTTTGGAGGGAGCCACTCAGAGAGCTGGTACATCCCTGTCAATGAGAACAATTTTCCAGACTGGCAGGCCACCAAGCTGGACCTGCCCTTTGAGTGCTACAACTGGACTCTGACACTGGGAAACAAGTGGAAGACGTTCTTTGAAACCATTCATATCTACCTTCGGAGCAGGATAAAGACTCAGGATGGAGTGAATGACAGCATATATTACGAGCCTTTAGAGATGACAGATCCTGTTCGGAACCTGGGCTACATGAAGATTAACAGCATCCAGGTGTTTGGCTACAGCATGCACTTTGACCCAGAGGCGATTCGTGACTTGATTTTGCAGCTTGACTACCCGTACACCCAAGGCTCCCAGGACACTGCCATGCTTCAACTCTTGGAAATACGAGACCGGGTGAATCGGCTGTCCCCTCCAGGTCAGCAGAGGTTGGACCTGTTTGCCTGTCTTCTACGGCACCGCCTCAAACTGACTGCCAGCGAGGTGGTTCGCATTCACGCCTCCTTACAGGCCTTCAGCTCACGTCTGCCCAATTCGATGGATTACGAGACCACCAAGCTGTGCAGTTAA